The following coding sequences are from one Eptesicus fuscus isolate TK198812 chromosome 7, DD_ASM_mEF_20220401, whole genome shotgun sequence window:
- the PICK1 gene encoding PRKCA-binding protein isoform X2: protein MFADLDYEIEEDKLGIPTVPGKVTLQKDAQNLIGISIGGGAQYCPCLYIVQVFDNTPAALDGTVAAGDEITGVNGRSIKGKTKVEVAKMIQEVKGEVTIHYNKLQADPKQGMSLDIVLKKVKHRLVENMSSGTADALGLSRAILCNDGLVKRLEELERTAELYKGMTEHTKNLLRAFYELSQTHRAFGDVFSVIGVREPQPAASEAFVKFADAHRSIEKFGIRLLKTIKPMLTDLNTYLNKAIPDTRLTIKKYLDVKFEYLSYCLKVKEMDDEEYSCIALGEPLYRVSTGNYEYRLILRCRQEARARFSQMRKDVLEKMELLDQKHGHRVPAAALRVHHVQVLQRLLRRAARRRRLPHRGGPGPHHAGLRAWPGRVH from the exons ATGTTTGCAGACTTGGATTATGAAATCGAAGAGGATAAACT CGGAATCCCTACTGTGCCTGGGAAGGTGACCCTGCAGAAGGACGCTCAGAACCTGATCGGGATCAGCATCGGAGGAGGGGCCCAGTACTGTCCCTGCCTCTATATCGTCCAG GTATTTGACAACACGCCGGCAGCCCTGGACGGCACCGTGGCAGCTGGCGATGAGATCACCGGTGTCAACGGCAGGTCAATCAAAGGAAAAACTAAGGTGGAGGTAGCCAAGATGATTCAGGAAGTGAAG GGGGAGGTGACCATCCACTACAACAAGCTGCAGGCGGACCCCAAGCAGGGCATGTCCCTGGACATCG TGTTGAAGAAGGTGAAGCATCGGCTGGTGGAGAACATGAGTTCGGGGACCGCGGATGCGCTGGGCCTGAGCCGGGCCATCCTGTGCAATG ATGGGCTTGTCAAGAGACTGGAGGAGCTGGAGCGGACGGCTGAGCTCTATAAAG GGATGACAGAGCACACCAAGAACCTCCTGCGGGCCTTCTATGAGCTGTCGCAGACGCACCGAG CCTTTGGGGACGTGTTCTCTGTGATCGGAGTGCGGGAGCCCCAGCCGGCGGCGAGCGAGGCTTTTGTGAAGTTTGCGGACGCCCACCGCAGCATTGAGAAGTTTGGCATCCGGCTGCTGAAAACCATCAAGCCG ATGCTGACGGATCTGAACACGTACCTCAACAAAGCCATCCCAGACACCCGCCTCACCATCAAGAAGTACCTGGACGTGAAGTTCGAGTACCTG TCATATTGCCTGAAGGTGAAGGAGATGGACGACGAGGAATACAGCTGCATT gccctcgGGGAGCCCCTGTACCGGGTCAGCACAGGCAACTACGAGTACCGCCTGATCCTGCGCTGCCGCCAGGAGGCCCGAGCCCGCTTCTCCCAGATGCGCAAGGACGTGCTGGAGAAGATGGAGCTGCTGGACCAGAAGCATG GACATCGTGTTCCAGCTGCAGCGCTTCGTGTCCACCATGTCCAAGTACTACAACGACTGCTACGCCGTGCTGCGCGACGCCGACGTCTTCCCCATCGAGGTGGACCTGGCCCACACCACGCTGGCCTACGGGCCTGGCCAGGACGAGTTCACTGA
- the PICK1 gene encoding PRKCA-binding protein isoform X1 encodes MFADLDYEIEEDKLGIPTVPGKVTLQKDAQNLIGISIGGGAQYCPCLYIVQVFDNTPAALDGTVAAGDEITGVNGRSIKGKTKVEVAKMIQEVKGEVTIHYNKLQADPKQGMSLDIVLKKVKHRLVENMSSGTADALGLSRAILCNDGLVKRLEELERTAELYKGMTEHTKNLLRAFYELSQTHRAFGDVFSVIGVREPQPAASEAFVKFADAHRSIEKFGIRLLKTIKPMLTDLNTYLNKAIPDTRLTIKKYLDVKFEYLSYCLKVKEMDDEEYSCIALGEPLYRVSTGNYEYRLILRCRQEARARFSQMRKDVLEKMELLDQKHVQDIVFQLQRFVSTMSKYYNDCYAVLRDADVFPIEVDLAHTTLAYGPGQDEFTDGEDEDEDDEDTAAREPSRDARGAAGPLDKGGSWCDS; translated from the exons ATGTTTGCAGACTTGGATTATGAAATCGAAGAGGATAAACT CGGAATCCCTACTGTGCCTGGGAAGGTGACCCTGCAGAAGGACGCTCAGAACCTGATCGGGATCAGCATCGGAGGAGGGGCCCAGTACTGTCCCTGCCTCTATATCGTCCAG GTATTTGACAACACGCCGGCAGCCCTGGACGGCACCGTGGCAGCTGGCGATGAGATCACCGGTGTCAACGGCAGGTCAATCAAAGGAAAAACTAAGGTGGAGGTAGCCAAGATGATTCAGGAAGTGAAG GGGGAGGTGACCATCCACTACAACAAGCTGCAGGCGGACCCCAAGCAGGGCATGTCCCTGGACATCG TGTTGAAGAAGGTGAAGCATCGGCTGGTGGAGAACATGAGTTCGGGGACCGCGGATGCGCTGGGCCTGAGCCGGGCCATCCTGTGCAATG ATGGGCTTGTCAAGAGACTGGAGGAGCTGGAGCGGACGGCTGAGCTCTATAAAG GGATGACAGAGCACACCAAGAACCTCCTGCGGGCCTTCTATGAGCTGTCGCAGACGCACCGAG CCTTTGGGGACGTGTTCTCTGTGATCGGAGTGCGGGAGCCCCAGCCGGCGGCGAGCGAGGCTTTTGTGAAGTTTGCGGACGCCCACCGCAGCATTGAGAAGTTTGGCATCCGGCTGCTGAAAACCATCAAGCCG ATGCTGACGGATCTGAACACGTACCTCAACAAAGCCATCCCAGACACCCGCCTCACCATCAAGAAGTACCTGGACGTGAAGTTCGAGTACCTG TCATATTGCCTGAAGGTGAAGGAGATGGACGACGAGGAATACAGCTGCATT gccctcgGGGAGCCCCTGTACCGGGTCAGCACAGGCAACTACGAGTACCGCCTGATCCTGCGCTGCCGCCAGGAGGCCCGAGCCCGCTTCTCCCAGATGCGCAAGGACGTGCTGGAGAAGATGGAGCTGCTGGACCAGAAGCATG TCCAGGACATCGTGTTCCAGCTGCAGCGCTTCGTGTCCACCATGTCCAAGTACTACAACGACTGCTACGCCGTGCTGCGCGACGCCGACGTCTTCCCCATCGAGGTGGACCTGGCCCACACCACGCTGGCCTACGGGCCTGGCCAGGACGAGTTCACTGACGGGGAGGACGAAGATGAAGACGATGAGGACACGGCAGCCAGGGAGCCGTCCAGGGATGCGCGAGGGGCTGCCGGGCCCCTGGACAAGGGTGGAAGCTGGTGTGACTCCTGA